In the Caenorhabditis elegans chromosome X genome, one interval contains:
- the sek-6 gene encoding mitogen-activated protein kinase kinase (Confirmed by transcript evidence), protein MDHGDDQDFPMFARPVFLANRPTLESLSSNDGSVAEENPLRSMSTGILKFPDDAHLYPFNHTNLRHLSQVGAGYYGTVHKMQHNESGRLIAVKKIRYNNICDQTRLLKEHDTHMKSENVPNIVKFFGACFSEGDCWICMELMDISIDFLYKRVYSVKKSRLNENIIGHITVCIVDALDYLKRKLNRIHRDVKPSNILINAAGDVKLCDFGICGDLVGSYAITVEAGCVQYLAPERIENMDKYDIRSDVWSLGITLYEIATGVYPYRGWSNQMEHIEIVVNGDSPILLQNMHNLHYTDPLCRFINTWYAVGGPDIEEAKRILGLEAIDARDHPVEQRA, encoded by the exons ATGGACCACGGCGATGACCAAGATTTTCCCATGTTCGCTCGTCCAGTGTTTTTGGCCAATCGACCAACTCTTGAATCTCTTAGCAGTAACGACGGATCTGTTGCGGAAGAAAATCCATT gCGTTCTATGTCAACTGGCATACTAAAGTTTCCTGACGACGCCCATCTTTATCCGTTCAATCACACAAATTTACGTCATCTGAGCCAAGTTGGAGCTGGATATTACGGAACTGTGCATAAAATGCAACACAACGAAAGTGGAAGACTTATCGCCGTTAAG aaaatacgATACAACAACATTTGCGACCAGACTCGTCTGCTCAAAGAACACGACACCCACATGAAGTCCGAGAATGTTCCAAACAttgtaaagttttttggagcatGCTTCAGTGAG gGTGATTGCTGGATTTGTATGGAACTGATGGACATTTCGATAGACTTTCTTTACAAACGGGTATACTCGGTGAAAAAAAGTCGGCTGAATGAAAACATCATTGGGCATATTACAGTTTGT attGTAGACGCTTTGGATTACCTCAAAAGAAAACTCAACAGAATTCATCGCGATGTGAAACCATCAAACATTCTGATCAATGCAGCTGGTGATGTAAAACTTTGCGATTTTGGAATATGCGGAGATCTTGTTGGATCCTATGCAATAACTGTTGAAGCTGGCTGTGTTCAATATCTCGCG ccgGAACGAATCGAAAATATGGACAAGTATGATATAAGATCTGACGTTTGGTCGTTAGGAATTACCTTG TACGAAATCGCAACTGGAGTGTATCCTTACAGAGGTTGGAGTAATCAAATGGAACATATTGAAATT GTTGTAAACGGAGATTCTCCAATACTTCTACAAAATATGCACAACCTGCACTATACGGATCCACTTTGCCGATTCATAAACACCTG GTACGCAGTCGGAGGTCCTGATATTGAAGAAGCGAAGAGGATTCTTGGGCTTGAAGCCATTGATGCACGGGACCACCCAGTCGAGCAGAGAGCTTGA
- the sek-6 gene encoding mitogen-activated protein kinase kinase (Confirmed by transcript evidence), with translation MDHGDDQDFPMFARPVFLANRPTLESLSSNDGSVAEENPLRSMSTGILKFPDDAHLYPFNHTNLRHLSQVGAGYYGTVHKMQHNESGRLIAVKKIRYNNICDQTRLLKEHDTHMKSENVPNIVKFFGACFSEGDCWICMELMDISIDFLYKRVYSVKKSRLNENIIGHITVCIVDALDYLKRKLNRIHRDVKPSNILINAAGDVKLCDFGICGDLVGSYAITVEAGCVQYLAPERIENMDKYDIRSDVWSLGITLYEIATGVYPYRGWSNQMEHIEIVVNGDSPILLQNMHNLHYTDPLCRFINTCLRKNKDDRPKYVNLKTFSFYKMYAVGGPDIEEAKRILGLEAIDARDHPVEQRA, from the exons ATGGACCACGGCGATGACCAAGATTTTCCCATGTTCGCTCGTCCAGTGTTTTTGGCCAATCGACCAACTCTTGAATCTCTTAGCAGTAACGACGGATCTGTTGCGGAAGAAAATCCATT gCGTTCTATGTCAACTGGCATACTAAAGTTTCCTGACGACGCCCATCTTTATCCGTTCAATCACACAAATTTACGTCATCTGAGCCAAGTTGGAGCTGGATATTACGGAACTGTGCATAAAATGCAACACAACGAAAGTGGAAGACTTATCGCCGTTAAG aaaatacgATACAACAACATTTGCGACCAGACTCGTCTGCTCAAAGAACACGACACCCACATGAAGTCCGAGAATGTTCCAAACAttgtaaagttttttggagcatGCTTCAGTGAG gGTGATTGCTGGATTTGTATGGAACTGATGGACATTTCGATAGACTTTCTTTACAAACGGGTATACTCGGTGAAAAAAAGTCGGCTGAATGAAAACATCATTGGGCATATTACAGTTTGT attGTAGACGCTTTGGATTACCTCAAAAGAAAACTCAACAGAATTCATCGCGATGTGAAACCATCAAACATTCTGATCAATGCAGCTGGTGATGTAAAACTTTGCGATTTTGGAATATGCGGAGATCTTGTTGGATCCTATGCAATAACTGTTGAAGCTGGCTGTGTTCAATATCTCGCG ccgGAACGAATCGAAAATATGGACAAGTATGATATAAGATCTGACGTTTGGTCGTTAGGAATTACCTTG TACGAAATCGCAACTGGAGTGTATCCTTACAGAGGTTGGAGTAATCAAATGGAACATATTGAAATT GTTGTAAACGGAGATTCTCCAATACTTCTACAAAATATGCACAACCTGCACTATACGGATCCACTTTGCCGATTCATAAACACCTG tttgagaaaaaataaggaTGATAGACCCAAATATGTTAACTTGAAAACATTCTCCTTCTACAAAAT GTACGCAGTCGGAGGTCCTGATATTGAAGAAGCGAAGAGGATTCTTGGGCTTGAAGCCATTGATGCACGGGACCACCCAGTCGAGCAGAGAGCTTGA